One uncultured Methanobrevibacter sp. genomic window carries:
- a CDS encoding site-specific integrase: MNNELIKNMCLSCNHSKQTQNNYNLSLRKYCEYFDMSLEELLMEAEEDEKNNVRWKNCRLRAKLIEFRPHLLQNYAASTVKKHIWSIKFFYKFYDIEIQSLPRVTQQSLRKPQPIYYKDLPDKEVIREAFKISSPLMKAIILFSCSSGCARAEALSLTIQDYIDAVSEYIPRRRMDIFEVIDFLNEKDDVVPTFNLRRKKTNKYYITYCSPEAVNAINAYILTRTDSVKNDSPLFDVSPTHLGRSFQKINDTLNLGNVGKYARFRSHMLRKFHASALYNDGMSIDKVNDLQGKAKNVTDSVYFMTNPEELKYEYIRHLPAVTINMDVEKLSIKSPEFMQLENDKKKLETELEVLKREVADIRSMKKDFELLKAQIGK, translated from the coding sequence ATGAATAACGAGCTCATTAAGAATATGTGTTTAAGTTGCAATCATTCAAAACAGACACAGAACAACTATAACCTTTCACTTCGGAAGTACTGTGAATATTTCGACATGTCACTTGAGGAACTTCTGATGGAAGCTGAAGAAGATGAAAAGAACAATGTAAGATGGAAAAATTGCCGTTTAAGAGCTAAACTGATTGAATTCAGACCCCACCTGTTACAGAATTATGCTGCAAGCACTGTGAAAAAACACATCTGGAGCATCAAATTCTTTTACAAATTCTATGACATTGAAATACAATCATTGCCTAGAGTTACCCAACAGTCTTTGAGAAAACCTCAGCCAATCTACTATAAGGATTTGCCTGACAAAGAAGTGATAAGGGAAGCATTTAAAATATCTTCACCATTGATGAAAGCCATAATACTGTTTTCATGTTCAAGCGGTTGTGCCAGAGCAGAAGCATTGAGTTTAACCATACAGGATTACATAGATGCAGTATCAGAATATATACCTAGGCGCAGAATGGACATTTTTGAGGTAATTGATTTCTTGAACGAAAAGGATGATGTCGTGCCTACCTTCAATCTCCGAAGGAAAAAAACAAACAAATATTATATCACATATTGCAGTCCAGAAGCAGTAAATGCAATCAATGCATATATTTTAACACGCACAGATTCAGTTAAAAATGACAGCCCCCTATTCGATGTAAGCCCAACACATCTTGGAAGATCATTTCAAAAAATAAACGATACATTGAATCTTGGAAATGTTGGAAAATATGCTAGATTCAGAAGCCACATGCTGAGGAAATTCCATGCAAGCGCATTATACAACGACGGCATGAGCATAGACAAGGTCAACGATTTGCAGGGAAAGGCTAAAAACGTAACTGATTCCGTTTATTTCATGACCAATCCTGAAGAGTTGAAATATGAATACATCAGGCATTTGCCTGCCGTAACAATCAATATGGATGTTGAAAAGCTATCAATCAAGTCTCCTGAGTTCATGCAACTGGAAAATGATAAAAAGAAATTGGAAACTGAACTAGAGGTCCTTAAGCGAGAAGTGGCAGATATCCGATCGATGAAAAAGGATTTTGAACTCCTTAAAGCACAGATTGGAAAATAA
- a CDS encoding carboxymuconolactone decarboxylase family protein: protein MKGDVYYGKGIRELKDSHPDLFDLVSNINETVWDGKVLDYKTQKLIAIGITASRADPRATKKQIRSAIEVLGITKEEIVDVLRVVLLTSGMPAFSKSLQILNSVTEAIEEEREDKA from the coding sequence ATGAAAGGCGATGTATATTACGGCAAAGGTATAAGAGAGTTAAAAGACAGCCATCCGGACCTGTTTGATTTGGTATCCAACATTAATGAAACTGTCTGGGACGGTAAAGTATTGGATTATAAAACTCAAAAACTGATTGCCATTGGTATTACTGCTTCCCGTGCAGATCCAAGAGCTACCAAAAAACAAATCAGAAGCGCTATTGAAGTATTAGGTATTACTAAAGAAGAAATTGTTGACGTTTTAAGAGTTGTCCTTTTAACTTCAGGTATGCCTGCATTTTCCAAATCACTTCAGATTTTAAACAGCGTTACTGAAGCAATCGAAGAAGAAAGAGAAGATAAAGCTTGA
- a CDS encoding DUF262 domain-containing protein, whose translation MAYAKKCIKDILEDIRRGDIYLPAIQRKYVWKDSQITKLLDSIMLGYPIGTFLFWKVKKAVINEKEYSLYEFIKDYHERDRNKNDPAPLPFSEPGDETMWAVLDGQQRLASLYIALKGTMSRKLPRKRWNNDDAFPEKELYFDLTSEKIDDEDITYKFKFLTTEEAENNNDGKIWYKVKNILQYSTEDLTEVIFKSDFAQNEVARKNFALLHTRLVRDDIINYFEVEGDSIDKVLDIFVRVNSGGTVLSKSDLLFSTIVSHWDDARDEIDKLLSTINQKGKGFSFSNDFIMRTCLYLLDMPVTLKVETFKKDSVMKIKDNWDAISKSIKDTVDLLNEFGFNSENMISYVAVSPIVYYIFKGGDFKSSSNKMELRKYIVIAQLKQIFGAASNSALTSIRRALKEVPTDSFSMSNLNNIRFTGDRTLRYTEDEIDSMFETYEIGSYTFMILSLLYPNLNYDEIVFHQDHMHPHASFEEENIKDLILKDGNVIDDSVKEDWRRRRNTLANLQLLEGTKNESKNATSLADWLEEYGEENVKYLPRGISYDLSNFEEFMEKRQELMSNELKKILL comes from the coding sequence ATGGCATATGCAAAAAAATGTATTAAAGATATATTGGAAGACATAAGGCGTGGAGATATATACCTTCCAGCCATTCAGAGAAAATATGTATGGAAAGATTCTCAGATTACAAAATTATTGGACTCAATTATGTTAGGATACCCAATTGGTACATTTTTGTTTTGGAAAGTAAAAAAAGCAGTTATAAATGAGAAAGAATATTCTTTGTATGAATTTATCAAAGATTATCATGAACGGGACAGGAATAAAAATGACCCTGCGCCACTACCATTTTCAGAACCTGGTGATGAAACTATGTGGGCCGTTCTGGATGGACAACAGAGACTTGCATCATTATATATTGCTCTTAAGGGAACCATGAGTAGAAAATTACCTAGAAAACGATGGAATAATGATGATGCTTTTCCAGAAAAAGAATTGTATTTTGATTTAACTAGTGAAAAAATCGATGATGAGGATATCACTTATAAATTTAAGTTTTTGACTACCGAAGAAGCTGAGAATAATAATGATGGCAAGATTTGGTATAAAGTAAAAAATATTCTTCAATATTCAACTGAAGATTTGACAGAAGTTATATTCAAAAGTGACTTTGCACAAAATGAAGTGGCAAGGAAAAATTTTGCTTTACTACATACAAGATTAGTTCGTGATGATATCATCAATTATTTTGAAGTTGAAGGAGATTCAATTGATAAGGTCTTGGATATTTTCGTAAGAGTAAATTCAGGGGGAACTGTACTGTCAAAAAGTGATTTGCTCTTTTCAACTATTGTTTCACATTGGGATGATGCAAGAGATGAGATCGATAAGTTACTTTCCACAATTAACCAAAAGGGAAAAGGATTCAGCTTTTCTAATGATTTTATAATGCGTACATGCCTTTATCTTTTAGATATGCCTGTGACATTAAAAGTAGAAACATTCAAAAAGGATAGTGTCATGAAAATTAAAGATAACTGGGATGCAATTAGTAAATCTATCAAAGACACAGTAGACTTGCTAAATGAATTCGGATTTAATTCAGAAAACATGATTTCATATGTTGCTGTTTCACCCATAGTTTATTATATATTTAAAGGTGGTGATTTTAAATCAAGCAGTAATAAAATGGAGTTAAGAAAATATATAGTCATCGCACAGTTAAAACAGATTTTTGGTGCAGCATCTAATTCTGCATTGACAAGTATTAGAAGGGCATTAAAAGAAGTACCAACCGATTCATTCAGCATGTCCAACCTTAATAACATTAGATTTACTGGTGATAGAACTCTACGATACACTGAAGATGAGATTGACTCCATGTTTGAAACATATGAGATTGGTTCGTATACATTTATGATATTGTCTCTTCTGTATCCTAATTTGAACTATGATGAAATTGTATTCCATCAAGATCATATGCATCCACATGCTAGTTTTGAAGAGGAGAATATCAAGGACTTAATACTTAAAGATGGCAATGTGATTGATGATAGTGTGAAAGAAGATTGGCGTAGACGTAGAAACACATTGGCAAACTTGCAATTGTTAGAAGGAACAAAAAATGAATCTAAAAACGCAACATCTCTTGCGGATTGGCTTGAGGAATATGGAGAAGAGAATGTGAAATATCTTCCAAGAGGCATATCATATGATCTCTCTAATTTCGAAGAGTTTATGGAGAAAAGACAGGAATTAATGAGCAATGAGTTAAAAAAGATATTGTTGTAA